From one Anopheles cruzii chromosome 3, idAnoCruzAS_RS32_06, whole genome shotgun sequence genomic stretch:
- the LOC128273616 gene encoding collagen alpha-1(IV) chain, which produces MGTRTKWLITTSILIVWYAHLTHAQFWTDLSSGGVGLFKRAEADYPRQPQPNVDPSYSILDTASAPQGPPAKNCTAGGCCLPKCFAEKGNRGMPGPMGLKGAKGVRGFPGSEGLPGEKGTKGESGPMGLLGPKGDRGRDGLPGYPGIPGTNGVPGVPGAPGLSGRDGCNGTDGLPGLSGLAGSPGPRGYAGIPGTKGDKGEPARQPENYNKGQKGEPGLEGLDGLPGPAGEVGERGFPGTPGDKGMMGLGGGKGERGDKGECIKGAKGEKGSKGEEVYPVSGTTTTTGPKGERGDRGEAGEPGQPGEKGQAGDRGLIGDRGHKGEKGLSGPPGLRGRDGNFGPVGLPGQKGDRGSEGLHGLKGNAGPKGDSGRDGVPGMPGIAGPPGAPGGGEGRPGAPGPKGPRGYEGPPGPKGMDGFHGEIGERGQMGPKGGQGVPGRPGPEGYPGEKGEKGEPGSIGMPGAQGVRGYQGQPGPEGPRGEPGAPGFGVAGGKGNAGMPGFPGVKGQKGERGFKGVVGTPGDAKEGRPGAPGLQGRDGEKGEPGRPGIPGAKGDRGGKGELGGRCTDCRPGLKGDKGERGYAGEPGRAGKPGEPGERGFPGTPGEDGRMGLPGERGHKGEAGLIGPPGSPGERGRDAIITADQVQSLKGEKGELGPRGLEGLKGEKGFPGRIGLEGKMGLRGPKGEHGRPGEAGIDGAPGAPGKDGTPGRHGQTIKGEPGLKGNVGYSGEKGDKGWSGLKGEPGKCADIPPNLEKAIRGPQGAQGEKGAPGIQGIRGDKGDLGEQGRTGMPGNAGPPGAPGPVGPRGLTGQRGEKGNSGPTGPPGAPGRDGLSGAPGLVGAKGGKGDPGLSMVGPPGPKGNSGLRGPKGDRGGAGDRGEAGMPGSVGYPGEKGDQGLSGPPGYPGEVGPKGESGPKGPAGHPGAPGIPGMDGVKGLSGLKGDVGAPGVIGLPGQKGDSGQAGNDGLKGFQGRKGMMGAPGYPGARGPQGAKGEMGEKGDRGEIGLKGLQGVSGPPGLMGPKGDKGLGGLPGPACLAGQQGDKGDKGFSGLPGMPGEPGAASEKGQKGEFGSPGLRGNDGLPGLEGPAGPKGDPGVSGYGRPGPQGEKGDLGMQGMDGLAGTNGVKGDMGVPGFPGIKGDKGTTGLPGIPGAPCMDGLPGAEGPMGPRGYDGEKGFKGEPGRLGERGDRGEKGDTGLSGPVGLMGLKGDRGVPGEPGLSATADAIKGDKGEPGFPGPFGRPGKVGLPGAPGEVGAKGETGLQGLPGFPGPPGLNGLAGQKGDMGPMGDKGDTCPVVKGEKGLPGRPGKTGRDGPPGLAGEKGDKGLGGLPGPMGPPGPPGPLGRQGEKGDRGDTGLVGRAGKDGFPGPPGQRGLPGPQGEKGDQGPPGFLGPKGERGERGRDGINGLNGPQGSKGDRGAPGLEGVAGLVGMVGEKGERGLRGLSGLDGAPGEKGQKGEMPPLPPQRKGPPGPPGYDGPKGDKGAPGLAGPPGIPGAPGAPGEIGLRGFEGARGLQGLRGDVGPEGRAGRDGAPGFPGSKGEAGRDCDAAPYYTGILLVRHSQSEEIPQCEAGHLKLWDGYSLLYVDGNDYPHNQDLGSAGSCVRKFSTLPILVCGQNNVCNYASRNDRTFWLSTSAPIPMMPVTENDMRPYISRCTVCEAPTNVIAVHSQALHIPDCPNGWEGLWIGYSFLMHTAVGHGGGGQSLSGPGSCLEDFRATPFIECNGGKGHCHYYETQTSFWLVSLEDHQQFQRPEQQTLKAGNLLSRVSRCQVCIRR; this is translated from the exons ATGGGgacccgaacaaaatg GTTAATCACTACCTCGATACTGATAGTGTGGTACGCACATCTGACACACGCG caaTTCTGGACGGACCTATCGAGTGGTGGCGTTGGACTGTTTAAGCGCGCCGAAGCCGACTACCCGCGACAGCCGCAGCCAAACGTCGACCCGAGCTACAGCATTCTGGACACGGCCAGCGCACCGCAGGGTCCCCCGGCCAAGAACTGCACCGCCGGCGGGTGCTGCCTGCCGAAGTGCTTCGCCGAGAAGGGCAACCGCGGCATGCCGGGTCCGATGGGCCTGAAGGGCGCGAAGGGTGTCCGCGGATTCCCCGGCTCGGAGGGGCTGCCGGGCGAGAAGGGCACCAAGGGCGAGTCGGGCCCGATGGGTCTGCTGGGGCCGAAGGGTGACCGGGGTCGGGACGGGCTGCCCGGTTACCCCGGCATCCCCGGCACCAACGGCGTCCCTGGAGTGCCCGGTGCTCCCGGCCTGTCGGGGCGCGACGGatgcaacggaacggacgggCTACCCGGACTGTCCGGCCTGGCGGGATCGCCCGGGCCCCGCGGATACGCCGGAATACCGGGAACGAAGGGCGACAAGGGTGAGCCGGCGCGGCAACCGGAAAACTACAACAAAGGCCAGAAGGGTGAGCCGGGCCTGGAGGGCCTGGACGGActgcccgggccggccggagaagTAGGAGAGCGGGGGTTCCCCGGAACGCCCGGCGACAAAGGCATGATGGGGCTGGGCGGCGGTAAGGGTGAGCGCGGCGACAAGGGCGAGTGCATCAAGGGCGCCAAGGGTGAGAAGGGCTCCAAAGGCGAGGAGGTGTACCCTGTGAGCGgaacgacgaccacgaccggGCCGAAGGGTGAACGGGGCGACCGCGGCGAAGCCGGCGAGCCGGGGCAGCCCGGTGAGAAGGGGCAGGCGGGCGACCGCGGTCTCATCGGTGACCGGGGCCACAAGGGCGAGAAAGGACTGTCGGGACCGCCCGGTCTGCGG GGCCGTGACGGAAACTTCGGACCAGTCGGATTGCCGGGCCAGAAGGGTGACCGCGGATCGGAGGGCCTGCACGGACTGAAGGGAAACGCCGGCCCGAAGGGTGACTCCGGCCGGGATGGAGTGCCCGGGATGCCGGGTATTGCCGGACCGCCCGGTGCCCCCGGTGGAGGCGAAGGACGACCCGGTGCTCCTGGGCCGAAGGGCCCACGCGGCTACGAAGGGCCACCGGGCCCGAAAGGGATGGACGGATTCCACGGCGAAATCGGCGAACGCGGCCAGATGGGCCCGAAGGGTGGCCAGGGTGTTCCGGGgcgccccggaccggaaggctACCCGGGCGAGAAGGGCGAAAAGGGAGAACCAGGATCGATCGGCATGCCCGGCGCGCAAGGTGTCCGCGGTTACCAGGGTCAGCCGGGACCGGAAGGTCCACGCGGAGAACCGGGAGCACCAGGATTCGGCGTCGCTGGAGGAAAGGGTAACGCCGGTATGCCCGG GTTCCCCGGCGTCAAGGGCCAGAAGGGTGAGCGCGGATTCAAGGGCGTGGTGGGCACACCGGGCGACGCCAAGGAAGGACGACCGGGGGCACCCGGGTTGCAGGGGCGCGACGGCGAGAAGGgcgaaccgggccggccgggcattCCGGGCGCGAAGGGCGACCGGGGCGGGAAGGGCGAGCTGGGTGGCCGCTGCACGGACTGCCGGCCGGGTCTGAAGGGCGACAAGGGCGAGCGGGGGTACGCGGGCGAACCGGGCCGAGCGGGGAAACCGGGTGAACCGGGCGAACGCGGCTTCCCGGGGACACCGGGCGAGGACGGCAGGATGGGATTGCCGGGCGAACGGGGCCATAAGGGTGAGGCGGGACTGATTGGACCACCGGGATCGCCGGGTGAGCGGGGCCGTGACGCCATCATCACCGCGGACCAGGTACAGTCGCTGAAGGGCGAAAAGGGCGAACTGGGGCCACGAGGCCTCGAGGGGCTGAAGGGCGAGAAGGGCTTCCCGGGGCGCATCGGACTGGAGGGCAAGATGGGACTGCGCGGACCGAAAGGTGAGCATGGGCGGCCGGGCGAGGCAGGAATTGACGGGGCGCCCGGTGCCCCCGGCAAGGACGGGACGCCCGGGCGCCACGGGCAGACGATCAAGGGCGAACCGGGGCTGAAGGGCAACGTGGGCTACTCGGGCGAGAAGGGCGACAAGGGCTGGTCGGGACTGAAGGGTGAGCCGGGCAAGTGTGCGGACATTCCGCCCAACCTGGAGAAGGCCATCCGGGGGCCGCAAGGAGCGCAGGGTGAGAAGGGTGCTCCGGGGATCCAGGGCATTCGCGGAGACAAGGGTGATCTGGGTGAGCAGGGCCGGACGGGGATGCCGGGTAATGCGGGCCCACCCGGGGCACCGGGGCCGGTTGGTCCGCGTGGGTTGACCGGTCAACGGGGCGAGAAGGGTAATTCGGGACCGACGGGACCACCGGGAGCGCCGGGACGCGACGGATTGTCGGGGGCACCGGGGCTGGTCGGGGCGAAGGGTGGCAAGGGTGATCCGGGCCTGTCGATGGTGGGGCCCCCCGGCCCGAAGGGTAACTCTGGTCTGCGCGGTCCGAAAGGGGACCGAGGCGGTGCGGGCGACCGGGGCGAGGCGGGAATGCCCGGTTCGGTCGGGTACCCGGGCGAGAAGGGTGACCAGGGCCTCTCGGGACCGCCCGGCTATCCGGGCGAGGTCGGTCCGAAGGGTGAGTCGGGTCCGAAGGGCCCCGCGGGCCACCCGGGCGCCCCCGGCATCCCCGGCATGGACGGTGTGAAGGGCCTGTCGGGGCTGAAGGGTGACGTGGGGGCACCGGGCGTGATCGGATTGCCGGGCCAGAAGGGCGACTCGGGCCAGGCCGGCAACGATGGGCTGAAGGGCTTCCAGGGACGCAAGGGCATGATGGGGGCGCCCGGGTACCCGGGGGCCCGAGGGCCGCAGGGTGCCAAGGGCGAGATGGGTGAGAAAGGCGACCGGGGCGAGATCGGACTGAAGGGGCTGCAGGGCGTATCGGGACCACCCGGTCTTATGGGCCCGAAGGGCGACAAAGGGCTGGGCGGGCTGCCGGGACCGGCGTGTCTCGCGGGGCAGCAAGGCGACAAGGGCGACAAGGGCTTCTCGGGGCTGCCAGGCATGCCGGGCGAACCGGGGGCCGCATCGGAGAAGGGCCAGAAGGGCGAGTTCGGGTCGCCGGGGCTGCGCGGTAACGATGGCCTTCCCGGCCTGGAGGGTCCGGCCGGGCCGAAGGGCGACCCGGGCGTGTCGGGTTACGGGCGGCCTGGACCGCAGGGCGAGAAGGGTGACCTCGGAATGCAGGGTATGGACGGGTTGGCGGGCACGAACGGCGTGAAGGGTGACATGGGCGTACCCGGGTTCCCGGGCATCAAGGGCGACAAGGGCACGACGGGACTGCCAGGCATTCCGGGGGCCCCCTGCATGGACGGGCTGCCGGGGGCCGAGGGTCCGATGGGGCCACGCGGCTACGATGGCGAGAAGGGCTTCAAGGGCGAACCGGGGCGACTGGGAGAGCGGGGTGACCGGGGCGAAAAGGGTGACACAGGACTCAGTGGCCCCGTAGGGCTGATGGGCCTGAAGGGAGACCGCGGCGTGCCGGGCGAACCGGGActgtcggcgacggcggatgCGATCAAGGGCGACAAGGGCGAGCCTGGCTTCCCGGGGCCGTTCGGGCGCCCGGGCAAGGTCGGTCTCCCGGGGGCACCGGGTGAAGTGGGCGCCAAAGGAGAGACAGGGCTGCAGGGTCTGCCCGGGTTCCCCGGACCCCCCGGCCTGAACGGGCTCGCCGGCCAGAAGGGCGACATGGGTCCGATGGGTGACAAGGGCGACACCTGCCCGGTGGTGAAGGGCGAAAAGGGGTTGCCGGGTCGGCCGGGCAAAACAGGACGCGACGGGCCACCCGGATTGGCAGGTGAAAAGGGCGACAAGGGGTTGGGTGGGCTGCCGGGACCGATGGGTCCACCCGGTCCACCGGGGCCGCTCGGGCGCCAGGGTGAGAAGGGCGACCGAGGGGATACGGGGCTGGTAGGGCGCGCCGGTAAGGACGGcttcccggggccaccgggccagcGGGGCCTTCCGGGGCCGCAGGGTGAAAAGGGTGACCAAGGGCCACCCGGGTTCCTCGGCCCGAAGGGCGAGCGGGGCGAGCGAGGACGCGACGGCATCAACGGGCTGAACGGGCCGCAGGGCTCGAAGGGTGACCGTGGGGCGCCCGGCCTCGAGGGGGTGGCCGGACTGGTTGGGATGGTGGGAGAAAAGGGTGAACGGGGCCTGCGCGGCCTGTCCGGGCTGGACGGTGCTCCGGGCGAGAAGGGTCAAAAGGGCGAAATGCCCCCGCTGCCCCCGCAGCGGAAGGGTCCGCCCGGCCCACCCGGGTACGATGGGCCGAAGGGTGACAAGGGCGCCCCGGGACTGGCGGGCCCGCCGGGTATTCCGGGGGCGCCGGGAGCCCCGGGCGAGATCGGGCTGCGAGGCTTCGAGGGAGCGCGCGGTCTGCAGGGACTCCGCGGGGACGTGGGGCCCGAGGGTCGAGCCGGGCGCGATGGAGCACCGGGCTTCCCGGGATCGAAGGGCGAGGCGGGCCGGGACTGCGACGCGGCCCCCTACTACACCGGCATCCTGCTTGTGCGCCACAGCCAGTCGGAGGAGATCCCGCAGTGCGAGGCGGGCCACCTGAAGCTGTGGGACGGGTACTCGCTCCTGTACGTCGACGGCAACGATTACCCGCACAACCAggacctcggctcggccgggtCCTGCGTGCGCAAGTTCTCCACCCTGCCGATCCTCGTGTGCGGCCAGAACAACGTGTGCAACTACGCATCGCGCAACGACCGCACCTTCTGGCTGTCCACCTCTGCGCCGATCCCGATGATGCCGGTCACGGAGAACGACATGCGGCCGTACATCTCCCGCTGCACCGTCTGCGAGGCGCCCACCAACGTGATCGCCGTCCACAGCCAGGCGCTCCACATCCCCGACTGCCCCAACGGCTGGGAGGGCCTGTGGATCGGCTACAGCTTCCTCATG CACACGGCCGTCGGGCACGGGGGCGGTGGCCAGTCGCTGTCCGGACCCGGCTCCTGCCTGGAGGACTTCCGCGCCACCCCGTTCATCGAGTGCAACGGGGGCAAGGGCCACTGTCACTACTACGAAACGCAGACCTCCTTCTGGCTGGTGTCGCTCGAGGACCACCAGCAGTTCCAGCGCCCGGAGCAGCAAACCCTGAAGGCCGGAAACCTGCTCTCGCGCGTCTCCCGCTGCCAAGTGTGCATCCGCCGCTAG
- the LOC128269668 gene encoding probable palmitoyltransferase ZDHHC24 translates to MKLRKRFLPRTLQDVVATTFMAGIIPITFWFEVYVVIPGIHGEGSWYNWAHFVPAVGLLFNVTAHLLATMLCDTSCSTELIAVPVGATSTNGGGGGLGSKSWHLCATCEFIAPPRSWHCTVCRTCILKRDHHCVFTGCCIGHRNHRYFILFVLYLFVSTAYASVLNNYFIWFVRGDEFRNWTSLAKIIFPLAMLVIDTSTKQYYLVIYLINMVGVLFTGVLMIYHGRLILTGAVVHERKAPEYDLGRWANLRMVLGARWYLAWLSPFVRSDLPHNGVNWETLQKQTLKSK, encoded by the coding sequence ATGAAACTACGGAAACGGTTCCTACCTCGCACGCTGCAGGATGTGGTGGCGACCACCTTCATGGCGGGCATTATACCGATCACGTTCTGGTTCGAGGTGTACGTCGTGATACCGGGCATCCACGGCGAGGGCTCGTGGTACAACTGGGCACACTTTGTGCCGGCCGTTGGCCTACTGTTCAACGTGACCGCCCACCTGCTGGCCACGATGCTTTGTGATACTAGCTGCTCGACGGAACTGATAGCGGTGCCCGTGGGAGCGACCAGcacaaacggcggcggcggcggcttgggCTCAAAGTCGTGGCACCTTTGTGCGACGTGCGAATTTATTGCGCCACCCCGCTCCTGGCACTGCACGGTGTGTCGGACGTGCATCCTCAAACGGGACCATCACTGCGTGTTCACCGGGTGCTGCATcgggcaccggaaccaccgatACTTTATCCTCTTCGTACTGTACCTGTTTGTTTCGACCGCGTACGCCAGTGTCCTGAACAACTACTTTATCTGGTTCGTGCGGGGCGACGAGTTTCGCAACTGGACCTCGCTGGCGAAGATCATTTTCCCGCTCGCCATGCTCGTGATCGACACTTCGACCAAGCAGTACTATCTGGTGATCTATCTGATCAACATGGTCGGTGTGCTGTTTACCGGCGTACTGATGATCTACCACGGGCGGCTCATCCTGACCGGGGCGGTCGTCCACGAACGAAAAGCGCCCGAGTACGACCTGGGACGGTGGGCAAACCTGCGGATGGTGCTCGGCGCCCGATGGTACCTGGCGTGGCTGTCCCCGTTCGTGCGCAGCGACCTGCCGCACAATGGTGTCAACTGGGAAACGCTACAGAAGCAAACGCTTAAGAGCAAGTGA
- the LOC128269667 gene encoding uncharacterized protein LOC128269667 has product MDPLSNRNRKNILSLNHGTWAVPPVVTGMATAQVHRHLPRDAAAGGQQLQMLPNHQQSQHQQQQQLAQPQHPAMAVFGQPQDSHRRGSQHHQHQHLDGLPKAFVAAMRTLFDIMDDRKTGLVRLADIEDRWLDDGSKGMPSGVIDSLRKVTPPNGLLSFERFCGGLKMCLVRNQPLPGVPTAVPSPSLSPPHSAVSSPADGKPSMAATLGKLSLSSRPPSAPLLDLDGAGGAGHGHGLGLPKVSLGPPWSSGNTSGVATGLNTATVRPNNAMPAQKTLSMPQLLSPDDDLEPPPIILPGAYGPPKPPRVSLNLERAQQKQQQQQQQQQPHHQHHNHVTPGSGIDKAEIRNALQNWQMSLLMGEANEKQGGGPVEKGHGLRSLTATGRGSADGQTDLSTSSPSLQSINQLDGSLARSGVLPGAMYPKKTAAGGSAGGGGGRRREPRRHTLQNGVDYNMLKRLKQIEQEKDILVQGLTAIEQTRDWYLKQLATVQEKIRYLGRPGSHMETWTETQQERLDLQRARVLEVNRHLMMLAESWERGGFPMHMNLALRPLPGAHGSPYQLHHHPSHQRRTQAQASPAAVPPAVPPPPSAASYQPLPSATQQQQHHHHHHHAHQPGAEVVNHLKQQNHQLVEEVNQKNEKLSLLEREKAALIRELLQLQRANRAASMISNTEEEMVF; this is encoded by the exons ATGGACCCGCTCTCGAATCGCAATCGAAAGAACATACTGTCGCTGAACCACGGTACCTGGGCCGTCCCTCCAGTAGTAACCGGTATGGCGACCGCCCAGGTGCATCGTCACCTGCCACGCGACGCAGCCGCCGGTGGACAGCAGCTGCAAATGTTGCCCAACCACCAGCAAtcccagcatcagcagcagcagcaattggCACAGCCACAACATCCTGCGATGGCCGTGTTTGGGCAGCCGCAGGACAGCCATCGCCGAGGCagccagcatcaccagcaccaacatCTCGACGGTCTGCCGAAAGCGTTCGTGGCCGCGATGCGCACACTGTTCGACATTATGGACGACCGGAAAACTGGTTTGGTGCGGCTGGCCGACATCGAGGACCGCTGGCTGGACGACGGCTCGAAGGGGATGCCTAGCGGCGTAATTGATAGTCTGCGCAAGGTGACGCCCCCGAACGGGTTGCTTTCGTTCGAGCGCTTCTGCGGCGGCCTCAAGATGTGCCTGGTCCGCAATCAGCCCCTGCCCGGAGTTCCTACCGCCGTACCCTCACCGTCGCTTTCGCCACCACACTCTGCCGTGTCGTCGCCGGCCGACGGGAAACCGTCGATGGCCGCCACGCTGGGGAAACTGTCGCTTTCGTCGCGACCCCCATCGGCACCGCTACTCGATCTGGACGGTGCAGGCGGGGCGGGCCACGGGCACGGTCTAGGACTGCCGAAGGTTTCCCTCGGACCACCGTGGAGTTCCGGCAATACCTCGGGGGTGGCCACGGGGCTCAATACGGCGACGGTGCGGCCCAACAATGCGATGCCGGCCCAGAAGACGCTCAGTATGCCGCAGCTGCTCAGCCCGGACGATGATCTCGAGCCTCCGCCGATCATACTGCCCGGAGCGTATgggccaccgaagccaccgcgcGTTTCGCTGAACCTCGAGCGTGCCcagcagaagcaacagcaacagcagcagcagcagcagccacaccaccaacaccataATCATGTCACGCCTGGTTCGGGCATCGATAAGGCGGAAATCCGGAACGCACTGCAGAACTGGCAAATGTCGCTGCTGATGGGGGAAGCGAACGAGAAGCAGGGAGGCGGCCCGGTGGAGAAGGGTCACGGACTGCGCTCGCTAACGGCGACCGGGCGCGGGTCTGCCGATGGCCAAACGGATCTGTCGACCTCATCGCCATCGTTGCAGTCGATCAATCAGCTCGACGGATCCCTGGCACGCTCCGGCGTTCTGCCTGGTGCGATGTATCCGAAGAAGACCGCCGCTGGTGGGTccgcaggcggcggcggtggccggcgccGTGAGCCGAGACGCCACACGCTGCAGAACGGCGTGGACTACAACATGCTCAAGCGCCTGAAGCAGATCGAACAGGAGAAGGACATTCTGGTGCAGGGCCTGACGGCGATCGAGCAGACGCGCGACTGGTACCTGAAGCAGCTGGCCACGGTACAGGAGAAGATCCGGTATCTCGGTCGTCCCGGTTCGCACATG GAAACATGGACCGAAACACAGCAGGAACGGCTGGACCTGCAGCGAGCCCGCGTGCTGGAGGTGAACCGGCACCTAATGATGCTGGCCGAAAGCTGGGAGCGTGGTGGGTTTCCGATGCACATGAACCTGGCACTGCGACCCTTGCCGGGGGCCCACGGATCACCGTACCAGCTCCACCATCATCCGTCGCACCAGCGTCGTACCCAGGCGCAAGCGTCCCCGGCGGCAGTACCACCGGCTGTGCCTCCGCCACCATCCGCGGCCAGTTACCAACCGTTACCGTcggccacgcagcagcagcagcatcatcaccatcaccaccacgctCACCAGCCTGGAGCGGAAGTGGTGAACCACCTCAAGCAGCAAAACCACCAACTGGTCGAGGAGGTTAACCAGAAGAACGAAAAACTGTCCCTGCTGGAGCGGGAAAAGGCAGCTCTCATACGGGAGCTGCTACAGTTGCAGCGCGCCAATCGGGCGGCCAGTATGATATCGAACACGGAAGAGGAGATGGTGTTCTAG